In Parasphingorhabdus halotolerans, a single window of DNA contains:
- a CDS encoding surface lipoprotein assembly modifier, producing MCFSKAITISTIGLNAIFLQFAGATPAAAQTSDDVKRAMDQLNAGEANAAYTALKVWEENQAGDVDFDMALGLAALDSGRHGEAIIAFQRIVAQQPNNARAQAELARAYAAAGDIDTARAEFETVRGDPSIPDPVRNRIDGMVRKMDQQIAGGASEITGYFDVEGGYDSNINTATDAISITLPLFAFLGPANLNGAAREQDAGFYQIQGGLSGSTPLSRQTRLFGSVLGNWRDNIDSRFVDQASGVGTLGIAHSLANGDVFSLSAQGQRFWLGHNGYRTSVGGDVRYTKRLSGDRALSVSGQYFRLNYDGNPLQDAERFSGAVTYADKNIYGGFGGGKEETRRAGADQLSYAFANAQLGGEWSLGEKTAVIAGASIEHRNYDSRDPLFLKGRKDTQFDASLGVRYRITDTVSIRPRVSYTHNESNIALYDYDRWTASVGVRLSF from the coding sequence TCAGTTTGCGGGAGCAACGCCGGCAGCTGCGCAAACTAGTGATGATGTTAAACGAGCAATGGATCAACTGAACGCCGGCGAAGCCAATGCTGCCTACACTGCTCTCAAGGTTTGGGAAGAGAATCAAGCCGGTGATGTTGATTTTGACATGGCCCTCGGCTTGGCTGCATTGGATAGCGGACGGCATGGCGAGGCGATCATTGCGTTTCAGCGGATAGTGGCGCAACAACCCAATAATGCGCGGGCGCAAGCCGAGCTGGCCCGCGCTTATGCGGCGGCGGGTGATATCGATACGGCGCGAGCGGAATTCGAGACCGTACGCGGTGATCCGTCGATCCCAGATCCGGTGCGCAATCGTATTGACGGCATGGTTCGCAAAATGGATCAGCAGATTGCTGGCGGTGCCTCCGAGATAACTGGCTATTTCGATGTCGAAGGCGGCTACGACAGCAATATCAACACCGCGACTGATGCAATCTCGATTACATTGCCGTTATTTGCGTTCCTCGGTCCGGCCAATTTGAATGGCGCTGCCCGCGAACAAGATGCAGGTTTTTACCAGATACAGGGCGGTTTGTCAGGCTCGACACCGCTCAGCCGTCAGACACGTTTATTCGGCTCCGTGCTCGGCAACTGGCGCGACAATATAGATAGCCGGTTTGTCGATCAGGCCTCGGGAGTCGGCACGCTCGGTATCGCTCACAGCCTTGCTAATGGCGACGTGTTTTCCTTGTCCGCGCAGGGGCAGCGGTTCTGGTTGGGCCATAATGGTTACCGAACCAGTGTTGGCGGAGATGTCCGTTACACCAAACGGCTTTCCGGTGATCGTGCATTGTCGGTGAGCGGCCAATATTTCCGGCTCAACTATGATGGCAATCCGCTGCAGGATGCCGAAAGATTCTCGGGCGCAGTGACTTATGCTGATAAAAATATATATGGCGGATTCGGTGGCGGCAAGGAAGAAACCCGCCGCGCCGGGGCGGACCAGTTGAGCTATGCTTTTGCGAACGCGCAACTCGGCGGCGAATGGAGCTTGGGCGAAAAAACTGCTGTCATTGCGGGCGCAAGCATTGAACATCGCAACTATGACAGTCGTGATCCATTGTTCCTTAAGGGGCGCAAGGACACGCAGTTCGATGCTTCCCTGGGCGTCCGTTACCGGATCACAGATACGGTCAGCATCCGTCCGCGGGTTAGCTACACCCACAACGAAAGCAATATCGCGCTTTATGATTATGACCGCTGGACAGCCTCCGTGGGCGTTCGGTTGAGCTTCTAA